From one Streptomyces sp. SCSIO 30461 genomic stretch:
- a CDS encoding MraY family glycosyltransferase — protein sequence MSGLTPWPGFLFASLGAFLVAALLTEPLRRLALRRGYTDRPNARKSHIHPTPYLGGVAVACATLATAITAVLIAGENTGKPGSADTVTVGVILASAALVAALGLADDLRPLGIGARLGVEAVAALVVVLCCDHPEFLGAWFDVPFAVGWILFTTNAFNLLDNMDGVVATVTTVIAGFLCCAALSTGHAATAALMAALTGACAGFLFHNWHPARIFLGDAGSLFVGFLVSCTTLTLHEDGGGALSGYAALPLVTLVVSADTALVMVARRRAGRPVLQGGKDHIAHRLRRLGLTVRQVAVVIGAFASLTCLIAFLVMFRVFAQDIALIAVVAATAVAWGLLLRVPVYEPS from the coding sequence GTGTCCGGTCTGACTCCATGGCCGGGGTTCCTGTTCGCGAGTCTCGGCGCCTTCCTGGTCGCGGCCCTGCTGACCGAACCCCTGCGGCGGCTGGCACTGCGCCGCGGCTACACCGACCGTCCGAACGCCCGCAAGTCGCATATCCACCCCACGCCCTACCTCGGCGGTGTGGCCGTCGCCTGCGCCACGCTGGCCACCGCGATCACGGCGGTGCTCATCGCCGGGGAGAACACCGGGAAGCCCGGGAGCGCCGACACGGTCACCGTCGGCGTCATCCTGGCCAGCGCCGCGCTCGTGGCCGCCCTGGGACTCGCCGACGACCTGCGTCCGCTCGGCATCGGTGCCCGGTTGGGCGTCGAGGCGGTGGCGGCGCTCGTGGTGGTGCTCTGCTGCGACCATCCCGAGTTCCTGGGCGCGTGGTTCGACGTGCCGTTCGCCGTCGGATGGATCCTGTTCACCACGAACGCGTTCAACCTCCTGGACAACATGGACGGCGTGGTCGCGACGGTGACGACGGTGATCGCGGGTTTCCTGTGCTGTGCGGCGCTCAGCACCGGGCACGCGGCCACGGCCGCGCTCATGGCCGCGCTCACCGGAGCGTGCGCGGGCTTCCTCTTCCACAACTGGCATCCCGCCCGCATCTTCCTCGGTGACGCGGGCTCCCTCTTCGTGGGCTTCCTGGTGTCGTGCACCACCCTGACCCTCCACGAGGACGGCGGTGGTGCGCTGTCCGGATACGCGGCGCTACCGCTCGTCACCCTCGTGGTGAGCGCCGACACGGCCCTGGTGATGGTCGCCAGACGCCGGGCGGGCCGGCCGGTTTTGCAGGGCGGCAAGGACCACATCGCCCACCGGCTGCGCCGACTCGGCCTGACCGTGCGCCAGGTCGCCGTGGTGATCGGTGCCTTCGCCTCGTTGACCTGCCTGATCGCCTTCCTGGTGATGTTCCGTGTGTTCGCGCAGGACATCGCACTGATCGCGGTGGTCGCGGCGACCGCCGTGGCCTGGGGGCTGCTGCTGAGGGTCCCGGTGTACGAACCGAGCTGA